aggtacattacccattacccgactaattataaatatcgttagaaagcttggcatttcaattaaacgccttaaaaaaaaccttgcgtgctaccaatataaaagaaaaaaatatcgcttCTCAAGATGAATAAAAGTCCTGCAAATCGAGTAACTCGCACTCAGAGCTCCGCACGTTTCACCGTGAAGAGCGTACGCTCGATGCGAGTCATTCGATTCCATttttgaaactcgcactaagcctactgatagccttgagaggctatttcagtgtaaccgtggctagtaggtgagctcacggggctcaaacctgacgacgatgctaacacgaaccctagcaagagccgtgcttcgcagaatctaccaccggatcggaaacgcgacccactgagaagatcaggcgagaaactcagtgggctaggaCAAGATATgtagtaccggtaaaatggggcgattagggacaaattccaactttatgacaaATTTTatggtagttgttgatgtatataatgctatatcaggatcaaaatgattgagtcttgggggcatctttgttgtccaatttaaaactatgcaactagcattccagtttaagcaaaaaaaggaaaaataggtgtaatccctatttacccggaaattgcggttaattgggacgaaatgagaaatttgctagggtgggcactacttggttttaattaattaatttatttagttgcaccaacaaagtgatcatcaataaaaaacattgaaaaactgacactctgaacaaatactaaatattttattatgtattacttagacatttttgtccaccttgagatttcattgttcttattacatgtctgtgcaaaattaacttacttatattaaattgcttagctatttcaactaaagttATTCCCAATTAGGAAATTTCCCaattgctgtttttaatattaagggataatatctcttataaggctttgcactctttgatacgtacacgcgaggcatatctaaaaatagaaaacaatacgtaactgataatataaatatttaccaaacaataaaataacacattgataattttgaataaaagttctagacaaaaacataatgaataaaccagatttttaccaacaaatttaaaaaatattgttataactacatagacaaccctagaaacctgtacctatttatacttaggtcgtttccatttcacgtattgtcatcccaattgacccctttttcgttgttatttgtacctaaggcgtccccaatatccccaaaaacaacagatttttacatgtatttttattttatcaaatacattaaaaccaataacaactgagacttacctttaatatacatgatggttcaaacactaaataacgtttataaatcacagtcgtcttctattattatcaaataaataaaagagagcaaagtttctagcactaaaataattaccaccacagaaagttaattttaaacgcgattttttataagttagcagctattatcatgcatattcagagttgttttgtaaacttcaacattctactataaaactacaaaaaatggaagattttgcaacgaatttataattaatattgagtgttgaaagattttcccggttttttcccgattcgcctctcaatccctaatcgccccattttacggtacataTATTGTGCTCGATAAGTTGTGCATACTTATCAATCTCAATTCTCTTAATTAAATTGGGCCATAGACAAAATAATTTCCTTCTACGTCTCTCTGCGATTATTGTTTCTGAGTAGTATCATACAGCTTTGCTCTTCTTTTcgagaaatagaaaataaataaggaATCTATTTTCATATCGattaagaaaatataattagGAATAACATTCAAAGAAAATTCATTCATGCTTGCTCACCATAAAAGTTAACGGCCGTATCGATGTATtcgatacaatttttttttgtttttttaatggttcgatagaatttttaaatgaatttaaaaaatggcttATGTCTCATAGTGTCAACTGTCAAGCAAATTGATAGGTACATACATCATGTGTTGTGTCGACTCTTGGAAGGTACCTAGATGCTGTAGTAGGTACAATGTATGAATAAAaagattattaaattatgaaaacgTGACCAATTAATATATGCATTTTCAAATGGATTACGCGAATTTTGCAATATTTACCAAAGATTAGGGAACACGATTTAAAATTGCAGAAATAATTATTACAGAATGTCCAAAAACGGAGAACTATCATCAAACCAAGGTAAAAAGTTAGCATTGTACATTTTGTTGTCATTAGATGGTATTGACAACTTTATTCATGTTGtatattttgaattgttttgtttcaggTCCTAGTCGACCAAGCCTACCAAGACCCGAGCTGAATTTATTTGGTACAGAAAAACGTAAAATTTTAGATCTCCCATTGAGTGGCCCGTCGAGCGATGTCGCTTTTGTACCATTTTCATCGACAACTGCACAAATGCAAAAGCCAAAAATTCCTTCACGTACTATTAGAGATGTACTGCCAGAAAATGCGAGGTAAATACTTTATAATATGTCATACAGTggacatatttattatttatatatcatctaattaaatattataaaaatgactttattAGTTTAAgtatatcaaaatataaaaataatgatctAATATCCATTATATTTCTTATACTGTCTATTTAGAGATAGATGTCGAATATATCCATCAATGCAGTCATCTGGGAAACTACAGCTATCTGCTACTGAAGTATATGATTTCACTGCAGATGACTTGCAAGATCTGGGAGAGATTGGCAGGGGAGCATTTGGAGCTGTAAATAAAATGGTTTATAGAAAGTATGTAAAGTATgaataaagttaaaataatattgaaatagcattGAAGTTAACTTTTAAtggaacttaaaaaaaattaccactaTTGGgatgaaaaaattataaagcttGAGTAGCatgcaaagaaaataaaagcAGAAGTGTGATAAGATATTTTGAAgcttaaatattacattaacTCAATACACTGTGTGTTTAAAATAGGACAAGTCGTGTAATGGCTGTAAAAAGGATTCGCTCAACAGTTGATGAGAAAGAACAAAAGCAGTTGTTAATGGATCTAGAAGTTGTGATGAAGAGTAATGATTGTCTTTATATAGTGGAATTTTATGGAGCACTCTTCAAAGAGGTACTTATGCTTTAAAACATAAAGAATTATTATTGCTGCAAGAATTTCTAtatgtaataatttataaaattagtcAAAACTGAATTATCTAGTTTTGTTTCTTATGTTATTCTAAAATTTACTTGtctgaaagagaaaaaaaaacacaccaaTCTATTTCAGGGTGATTGTTGGATCTGTATGGAATTAATGGACACATCACTAgacaaattttacaaatttatatgTGAAAGAATGCAAACTCGAATACCAGAAAATATAATGGCAAAAATTACACTGGCTACAGTTAAggctttaaattatttaaaagaaaaattgaaaattatccATAGGTGAGTACAGTTGACTTTTAAACATATCACATTTTCATAATCTAGTTTCTATTTAACTAAAGCAATATAATCCAATGATTCAGTTAGAAAGACTTACATGTTACACTTGAAATCATTATCAAATACGTGTAGACAATATGATAACAAGAAAAAggtattgattaaaaaaaatttggagttACTTAATTAATGTttcgttattaaattttaaaattgtataaaataaatactttacttATACCATAgaggtattttaatgtttcgtttttatttctgttaactagtttacttaaaatttgtctaagttttaatttttacctCAAAAATTCAATCATAAACCATACAAATTACCAGAATTTAAAACTAGGTATATTTAGTATTACTACTAAGCAAGCCATTCATCAAGCAAATATGCAACCTTGTTAACAACTACTTAACAACTTCTCTGTCTGACCCAATggagttaaaataaattgtcaAAAACAAAGCTCCCCCTTTGTGATATCCAAAGAATGTTAGCGTGTTATCTGTACTCATTTGATATTTTAAGAGGGTTAAGACTACCAGATGGTTGAGGCCCAAGGTAATCAGCAATGCTCCTACTTCAGAAGGTGGGTGAGTATACCTATCTAATGATAAAAGGTCACTGTCATtacatcagcaatgctagggtcAAAACCCAAGACAGTATACCAGTAAATGAAATCTGGGTTCAGAATCAGAATTCAGAATGTTCAAAAGATCATAAGATTATTGAAGGAAGAATGTGAGAGGAAATGACAAATATATgactaaattataaatatgcaagttgttttacaattttaaaatttctcaaTAGACCTATCATTGCCTATTTGGTTGTGGCTGTTAGTTGGATGGTTGTTTGATTATTAGCTGGTTATGATCCTGTTCCAATTTTTTGTTAGGgtctttgtgattttttttttttttatatacttgtaCTAACTTTACACAAGAAAACTCCTGTAAATAATGAATAGAAAACAAACACAAAAGTAACATTGAGCGgtatactcgtatatatttcacttattcaattaatttatttattcacataaATTTCAATTACAGGGATGTGAAACCATCTAATATACTGCTAGATAGAAGAGGAAATATAAAACTGTGTGATTTTGGTATATCTGGGAAGCTAGTAGATTCAATAGCTCGGACAAGAGATGCTGGATGTAGACCATACATGGcagtaagtaaaataaaattaaaccaatAATGAATGCTCTTTTTCAGGCATAATAGATAAAATTCACTTGCCTACCACCTTATCTTAACCAGACTGTAGATGCTATAGTTTGAATACCAATTGCCCTCATTGCAACAAAAGATACAAGTCTCAATACCTTCATACTTGTTACGCAATTTAGAAAGAAGTCATGTAAGCCAAGGCTATGAGAGGAAAGCAGATAAGAAAATGCATGCTTGTAAAGTGGCAACAAATCATTAAAGAAAATCGTGAATCTACTCTGATAGCTATTCTGCCTAGCCTCATGCTTAGAAGATTCATTTCAGTTTTAAAAGTGTAATAGGTtacatatatatagttatagctTTGACCTTATTCATATTGCTAAGTAGGTAATGGCCCTCTCATTATGTTTGTGTGCTCTGGACACCTCATAAGTACAAAATGGATAATGAGGTCCTTTCGCTGTTAGTTACTCTATTATACAATGATTGACGTTGAATTAAAAGACAGCACCCTTCACCAGTCAAACTGTTATAGAATTGtaaacaaaaacttttgtttCAGCCGGAAAGAATTGATCCAGGCCGTGCAAGAGGTTATGATGTACGCTCAGATGTTTGGTCTTTAGGTATTACTTTGATGGAAGTGGCTACTGGTGCATTTCCGTACCCAAGATGGGGATCTGTATTTGAACAGCTACAGCAAGTGGTTCAAGGGGACCCGCCACGTCTTTCATCCAATAACAACATGTTTTCAAACAGCTTCGTTAACTTCGTTAATACTTGGTAAGTATAAATCCACATTAAAGATTATGAAATCGATCGTTAGGTataaaattataacttttaGTACCATTACTTAGCCCCCTTATGTTGTGCGGTTACAGAAGTAAATCCTTAAACTCCAATGTGAATCTGCTGCCCATGTTGAGGCATAAGAATGAAGTCTTCATTACATCAATACAATGGTTGCCTTATATCTGATCAATTTAACCAATCTTCTGCAATCAGACTGTCCAAAGTTATGAACAAGTTGGTCAAGGTCATGATCTGTTGTTTGGAGAACATTTATCAGCAGAAGAATATTTCTTAGCACTTTGCCACCGTTCAACTAGGTTCAAGATGTTGGGGTGTTTGAGATTTACGAtagattttcaagataagctcatTAGTGGCTCTCGTGACGttccttattatattatttattattacattataatatatttttttctttatttctgttat
The Bombyx mori chromosome 17, ASM3026992v2 DNA segment above includes these coding regions:
- the LOC101735877 gene encoding dual specificity mitogen-activated protein kinase kinase 4, giving the protein MSKNGELSSNQGPSRPSLPRPELNLFGTEKRKILDLPLSGPSSDVAFVPFSSTTAQMQKPKIPSRTIRDVLPENARDRCRIYPSMQSSGKLQLSATEVYDFTADDLQDLGEIGRGAFGAVNKMVYRKTSRVMAVKRIRSTVDEKEQKQLLMDLEVVMKSNDCLYIVEFYGALFKEGDCWICMELMDTSLDKFYKFICERMQTRIPENIMAKITLATVKALNYLKEKLKIIHRDVKPSNILLDRRGNIKLCDFGISGKLVDSIARTRDAGCRPYMAPERIDPGRARGYDVRSDVWSLGITLMEVATGAFPYPRWGSVFEQLQQVVQGDPPRLSSNNNMFSNSFVNFVNTCLIKEETQRPKYNRLLEHPFIKGIDQSRSDVAAYVCEILESMERNGVSPFTTDQPAQAWVD